Proteins from a genomic interval of Luteolibacter sp. Y139:
- a CDS encoding RNA polymerase sigma factor, whose protein sequence is MASPEQDWNDWLAENAARFLLFARQQTRCEHDAEDVLQESLVESWQRAGGRPEAPLVYATIRRRAIDLSRSNSRRNVREQESSDLFTASSDDRETTEVLERELRRLPPDQREVLILKFWGGLTFVQVAEALEIPQGTAASRYRLALEALRQPLATALT, encoded by the coding sequence ATGGCTTCCCCCGAACAGGACTGGAATGACTGGCTGGCTGAGAATGCCGCCCGCTTCCTGCTCTTCGCCCGGCAGCAGACGCGCTGTGAGCACGACGCCGAGGACGTGCTTCAGGAGTCATTGGTCGAGTCGTGGCAACGCGCCGGAGGGCGGCCGGAGGCTCCGCTGGTCTATGCCACGATCCGCCGCCGCGCCATCGATCTGAGTCGCTCGAACTCCCGCCGCAATGTCCGCGAGCAGGAGAGCAGTGATCTCTTCACGGCCTCGTCTGATGACCGCGAGACCACGGAGGTCCTCGAACGCGAACTCCGCCGGCTGCCGCCCGATCAGCGCGAGGTGCTCATCCTGAAATTCTGGGGCGGCCTCACTTTCGTCCAAGTGGCGGAGGCGCTCGAAATTCCCCAGGGAACAGCCGCTTCCCGCTATCGCCTCGCCCTTGAAGCCCTTCGCCAACCCCTTGCCACCGCTTTGACATGA
- a CDS encoding S1C family serine protease, which translates to MKTTCLLVALSGLAAASGLAAAQQPVPGPPPIPQAPGVPGAPAIAAQPRVFGMAGGAGMAGMPPDVTILTSEASDLVEPLTWDVREAQRRFQEVMRSGPVGFLGVNATVVPPELSAHLSLPEDTGLLVEVVSKDSPAEKGGLQTNDVLAKLDDQILIDQRQFSVLVANKKEGDTVKITYVRKGETHETNVVVGKRESPGPRGRMEKADADVLFQRAGGAPLRTFVRRFQMPGGGSGEVKIAGEDSRVEILDGGPTTAPGEPPAPPNDDVKKQLEEIRAMLEALQQKVK; encoded by the coding sequence ATGAAAACGACCTGTTTGTTAGTTGCCCTGAGTGGCCTAGCCGCGGCTAGTGGCCTAGCCGCGGCTCAGCAACCTGTTCCCGGCCCGCCGCCGATCCCTCAGGCGCCCGGCGTTCCCGGCGCTCCGGCTATTGCCGCGCAGCCCCGCGTCTTTGGAATGGCCGGAGGTGCCGGCATGGCAGGAATGCCTCCGGATGTAACCATTCTCACCTCTGAAGCGAGCGATCTGGTGGAGCCGTTGACGTGGGACGTTCGCGAGGCACAGCGCCGTTTCCAAGAGGTCATGCGCTCGGGGCCGGTTGGTTTCCTCGGGGTCAACGCGACGGTGGTGCCGCCGGAGCTTTCCGCGCACCTTTCGCTCCCGGAGGATACCGGCTTGCTGGTCGAGGTCGTGTCGAAGGACAGCCCTGCGGAAAAGGGTGGCCTCCAGACGAATGACGTGCTCGCGAAGCTCGATGACCAGATCCTGATCGACCAGCGCCAGTTCTCGGTGCTCGTCGCCAACAAGAAGGAAGGCGACACGGTGAAGATCACATACGTCCGCAAGGGCGAGACGCATGAGACCAATGTGGTGGTCGGCAAACGGGAAAGCCCGGGCCCGCGGGGAAGGATGGAGAAGGCGGATGCTGATGTCCTTTTCCAGCGTGCCGGAGGTGCGCCGCTGCGCACCTTCGTCCGGCGCTTCCAGATGCCGGGTGGCGGGAGTGGCGAGGTCAAGATCGCCGGGGAGGATTCCAGGGTCGAGATCCTGGACGGCGGTCCTACTACGGCTCCCGGTGAGCCGCCTGCTCCGCCGAATGACGATGTGAAGAAGCAGCTTGAGGAGATTCGCGCGATGCTGGAGGCGCTCCAGCAGAAGGTGAAGTGA
- a CDS encoding dipeptidase: MNLASAQPALDPSTRSRRQFLSNVAGAGVASVLMPAVARAADEMDPEVGKLVAATLGIDMHNHIDVPLAAADLPGPEVDLASEMKRSGLSAICMTFAVDYQPIRKPGDAYDRFVNGLTATDALLTRNKMRRALNLKDLQTAHDEGQPIVVQSIEGGHFLEGKLERVEEAYRRGLRHFGLLHDHDAEPPLGDIYTVPAHLGGLTEFGGKVIKECERLGIVIDLAHANMETVTAALKIVTKPVLITHTGLDTQLGKNPRMADMMKPRLIGKEQAKVVAEAGGVIGVWTHLADSPEDYASNVRALVDVIGVDHVGIGTDTKLTPPPGGGARRGGGTNQAWPDQKAGFYHAVVAAMLKSGFTAEEIGKIGGGNFCRVFDAGTAGHS; the protein is encoded by the coding sequence ATGAACCTAGCCTCAGCTCAGCCCGCGCTCGATCCATCCACTCGTTCACGACGGCAGTTTCTCTCTAACGTTGCGGGAGCCGGAGTGGCGTCAGTGCTGATGCCTGCCGTGGCGAGGGCTGCGGACGAGATGGATCCAGAAGTCGGGAAGCTCGTCGCCGCTACTTTAGGCATCGACATGCACAACCACATCGATGTGCCGCTTGCCGCTGCGGATTTGCCCGGACCGGAAGTCGACCTGGCAAGTGAGATGAAACGCTCGGGGCTATCCGCCATCTGCATGACCTTCGCGGTGGACTACCAGCCGATCCGCAAGCCTGGCGATGCCTACGACCGCTTTGTGAACGGATTGACCGCGACGGACGCGCTTCTGACCCGGAACAAGATGCGCCGTGCCTTGAATTTAAAAGATCTTCAGACGGCTCATGATGAAGGCCAGCCGATCGTGGTCCAATCGATTGAGGGTGGTCATTTTCTCGAAGGCAAACTGGAACGCGTGGAAGAGGCATATAGACGCGGATTGCGGCACTTCGGGCTGCTTCACGACCACGACGCGGAGCCGCCGCTGGGTGACATTTACACGGTGCCGGCTCACCTCGGCGGGCTGACTGAATTCGGGGGGAAGGTTATCAAGGAGTGCGAGCGCCTGGGCATCGTCATTGACCTTGCGCATGCCAATATGGAGACGGTGACGGCTGCCTTGAAGATCGTCACCAAGCCGGTTCTGATCACCCATACAGGTTTGGATACCCAACTGGGGAAGAATCCCCGGATGGCGGATATGATGAAGCCCCGCCTGATCGGCAAGGAGCAAGCGAAGGTGGTGGCCGAGGCAGGCGGTGTCATCGGCGTGTGGACGCACCTCGCGGATTCTCCCGAGGATTACGCGAGCAATGTTCGGGCGCTGGTGGATGTCATCGGCGTCGATCATGTCGGTATCGGGACCGATACGAAGCTGACGCCGCCTCCCGGCGGAGGAGCGAGACGTGGTGGTGGCACCAACCAAGCCTGGCCGGATCAGAAGGCCGGCTTCTACCACGCTGTGGTCGCCGCGATGCTCAAGTCGGGCTTCACGGCCGAGGAAATCGGGAAGATTGGTGGCGGTAACTTTTGTCGCGTCTTTGACGCGGGCACTGCCGGGCACTCTTGA
- a CDS encoding YdeI/OmpD-associated family protein, with product MATSDMNPKVDAFLGKAERWKEEFEKLRAIALSCPLTEELKWGKPCYSLESGNVVLIHGFKEYCALLFMKGALLKDAKGILVQQTENVQSARQIRFTNVREIVKLEPVLKAYLKEAIEVEKAGMEVEYKKTSEFVVPEEFQKRLKGDAALRKAFEALTPGRQRGYLLHFAGAKLSKTREARIEKCVPLIMIGKGLND from the coding sequence ATGGCAACGAGCGACATGAATCCGAAGGTGGATGCTTTTTTGGGCAAGGCTGAGAGGTGGAAGGAGGAGTTCGAGAAGCTGAGAGCGATTGCTCTCAGTTGTCCGCTGACGGAGGAGCTGAAGTGGGGGAAGCCTTGCTACTCGTTAGAAAGCGGTAATGTCGTCCTCATCCATGGCTTCAAGGAGTATTGCGCGCTGCTGTTCATGAAAGGTGCGCTGCTGAAGGATGCGAAGGGGATCCTAGTCCAGCAGACGGAGAACGTGCAATCGGCGCGGCAGATCCGATTCACGAATGTGCGGGAGATCGTGAAGCTGGAGCCGGTTTTGAAGGCTTACCTCAAGGAGGCGATCGAGGTGGAGAAGGCGGGGATGGAGGTGGAGTATAAGAAGACTTCCGAGTTCGTGGTGCCGGAGGAGTTTCAGAAGAGGCTGAAGGGTGATGCGGCTTTGAGGAAGGCGTTTGAGGCTCTGACGCCCGGGCGGCAGCGGGGATACTTGCTGCACTTCGCCGGGGCCAAGCTATCGAAGACGCGAGAGGCGCGGATTGAGAAGTGCGTGCCGCTTATCATGATTGGCAAGGGGCTGAATGATTAG